A stretch of Halostagnicola kamekurae DNA encodes these proteins:
- a CDS encoding MBL fold metallo-hydrolase: protein MTVSYGAVAFDWLGRATVRLESQTGVVIYVDPDRAAVREDAAPRDGDLVLVTHEHHYDPDGIERVARDDAVVVIHESIDGQGIDARGEDRTARVRAPPTDLSCDVERVRADESFVLGPLDLFTTPAHNEPDGPHTRGDGSAYHPEGTGCGYAVTVDGVRAFFAGHTDALEYHEDLDVDVFFPPICGDTTMDRHDAATLAERMAPRLVCPIYDEVASVNTEAFVVDVATRGVPVVLENPNPSAAGIEDDRTIE from the coding sequence ATGACAGTCAGCTACGGCGCCGTGGCGTTCGACTGGCTCGGCCGCGCGACGGTTCGACTCGAGTCCCAAACGGGCGTGGTGATCTACGTCGATCCCGACCGAGCGGCCGTCCGCGAGGACGCGGCCCCTCGAGACGGCGATCTGGTGTTGGTAACCCACGAGCACCACTACGATCCCGACGGGATCGAACGGGTCGCACGCGACGACGCAGTCGTGGTGATCCACGAGTCGATCGACGGGCAGGGGATCGACGCCCGTGGGGAGGATCGGACGGCGCGAGTCCGCGCCCCGCCAACCGATCTCTCCTGCGATGTCGAACGCGTTCGCGCCGACGAGTCGTTCGTACTCGGCCCGCTGGATCTGTTCACGACGCCCGCGCACAACGAGCCGGACGGGCCACACACCCGCGGAGACGGCTCGGCGTACCACCCCGAGGGAACGGGCTGTGGGTACGCGGTCACCGTCGACGGCGTTCGGGCCTTTTTCGCGGGCCACACGGACGCCCTCGAGTACCACGAGGATCTCGACGTCGACGTTTTCTTTCCGCCGATCTGCGGCGACACCACGATGGATCGACACGATGCCGCGACGCTCGCAGAGCGAATGGCTCCGCGACTCGTCTGTCCGATCTACGACGAGGTGGCTTCGGTGAATACGGAGGCGTTCGTCGTCGACGTGGCGACTCGAGGGGTTCCGGTCGTTCTCGAGAATCCGAACCCATCGGCGGCTGGGATCGAGGACGACCGAACGATCGAGTAA
- a CDS encoding polysaccharide deacetylase family protein: MASATVCVSYHFDAVSTWLWAFDAWDMPTRHSRGVYGADVGTPRLLDLHDEHNLPSTWCIPGHTIESFPAACEAVADAGHGIQHHGWTHRGPSSYESREAERADIERGIESIVELTGERPTGYASPAWDFSAHTLDILLELGFEWDSSVMAADFEPHYLRRGWRAPADAPYERGEPTDIVELPPSWERDDFPPFTYTWADPHRMGYTDEEMIFRKWRDQFDWMVEHVDGGVYVLTLHPQVIGQAHRIGRLEELFEHMYSREDVEFERMQTVATDFRERNPPSAQ, translated from the coding sequence ATGGCGAGTGCAACGGTCTGCGTTTCGTATCACTTCGACGCCGTCTCGACGTGGCTCTGGGCGTTCGACGCCTGGGACATGCCGACGCGACACTCCCGAGGGGTCTACGGCGCGGACGTCGGGACCCCGCGGCTCCTCGACCTCCACGACGAACACAACCTCCCCTCGACGTGGTGTATCCCCGGCCACACCATCGAGAGCTTTCCGGCGGCCTGCGAGGCGGTCGCCGACGCCGGCCACGGAATCCAACACCACGGCTGGACCCACCGCGGCCCCTCGAGCTACGAGAGCAGGGAGGCCGAACGGGCGGATATCGAGCGCGGCATCGAGAGCATCGTCGAACTGACGGGCGAGCGTCCGACGGGGTACGCCTCGCCGGCATGGGACTTCTCGGCACACACCCTCGACATCCTCCTCGAGTTGGGGTTCGAGTGGGACTCGAGCGTGATGGCCGCCGATTTCGAACCGCACTACCTCCGGCGGGGGTGGCGTGCGCCCGCCGACGCGCCCTACGAACGCGGCGAACCGACCGACATCGTCGAACTCCCCCCGTCGTGGGAGCGCGACGACTTCCCGCCGTTTACCTACACCTGGGCGGACCCCCACCGGATGGGTTACACCGACGAGGAGATGATCTTCCGGAAGTGGCGCGACCAGTTCGACTGGATGGTTGAACACGTCGACGGCGGCGTCTACGTCCTGACGCTGCACCCGCAGGTGATCGGACAAGCACACCGAATCGGCCGCCTCGAGGAACTGTTCGAGCACATGTACTCTCGAGAAGACGTCGAGTTCGAGCGGATGCAAACGGTTGCCACTGACTTTCGAGAACGAAATCCACCGTCGGCTCAGTGA
- a CDS encoding DUF7342 family protein: MTEHENPGAWDGDVNEAVLEEWIDSTTKFERVREVLLSTTTPQYAKEIGERARVSEPTARKHLEALAASGFGDVVTTGRGKRYKRSRQTVAMQRISDTHQSLSREELTEGIKELRGQIRTYQNEFEASDPDDLAFQIESDEADAWETVTAWRAAETDLDIAKAALALYDFDPDAGTGDGNSPENDDTSTSRGAFSDSTGNVSV; the protein is encoded by the coding sequence ATGACTGAGCATGAGAATCCCGGAGCGTGGGACGGGGACGTTAACGAAGCGGTGCTCGAGGAGTGGATCGATTCGACGACGAAGTTCGAACGCGTCCGGGAGGTACTGCTCTCGACGACGACGCCACAGTACGCGAAAGAAATCGGCGAAAGAGCCAGAGTGAGCGAGCCGACCGCTCGAAAACACCTCGAGGCGCTCGCGGCGTCCGGATTCGGTGATGTGGTGACGACTGGCCGAGGCAAACGGTACAAACGTTCCCGCCAGACCGTCGCCATGCAGCGTATCAGTGACACCCATCAATCACTCTCTCGCGAGGAGCTAACGGAAGGTATCAAAGAACTTCGCGGGCAGATACGAACATATCAGAACGAGTTCGAAGCCTCGGATCCCGACGACCTCGCGTTTCAAATCGAATCAGACGAGGCCGACGCGTGGGAAACCGTTACCGCTTGGCGGGCTGCGGAAACCGATCTCGATATCGCAAAAGCGGCCCTCGCACTGTACGATTTCGATCCAGATGCCGGCACTGGCGATGGAAACTCCCCAGAAAATGACGACACGTCGACCTCCCGCGGCGCGTTTTCCGATAGCACGGGAAACGTCTCGGTCTAG
- a CDS encoding DNA topoisomerase IV subunit A, whose product MSSDTNQEAREQLIDLAAEFYEQFEGGEIPSMTLPTRTKSNIEYDEDKGVWVYGDRTSTRSANSVRGARKLLRAVYTIEFLADQLEEDRSSTLRELYYLSESWDNDNAQFNDQDESNQLIEDLEIVSEVTREDFHMRPEESGAKVMGPLHIREQTNRGERDIHCQLDVGQGGYQIPNNPDTIEFLDNDADFVLCVETGGMRDRLVENGFDADYDALIVHLGGQPARATRRLIRRLHDELELPVTVFADGDPWSYRIYGSVAYGSIKSAHLSEYLATPEAKYIGIQPADIVEYDLPTDPLSDSDINALESELSDPRFQTDYWEEQIELQLEIGKKAEQQSLAARGLDFVTDTYLPERLEAMGVL is encoded by the coding sequence ATGAGTTCGGACACCAACCAGGAAGCGAGAGAACAGTTGATCGACCTCGCCGCGGAGTTTTACGAGCAGTTCGAGGGGGGAGAGATACCGAGCATGACGCTCCCGACTCGAACGAAGAGCAACATCGAGTACGACGAGGACAAGGGCGTCTGGGTCTACGGCGACCGGACGTCGACCCGATCCGCGAACTCGGTCCGCGGCGCCCGGAAGCTCCTGCGAGCCGTCTACACCATCGAGTTCCTCGCAGACCAACTCGAGGAAGACCGCTCGTCGACGTTGCGTGAGTTGTACTACCTCTCCGAAAGCTGGGACAACGACAACGCCCAGTTCAACGATCAGGACGAGTCCAACCAGTTGATCGAGGACCTAGAGATCGTCTCGGAGGTCACCCGTGAGGACTTTCACATGCGACCCGAGGAGTCGGGCGCGAAGGTGATGGGGCCGCTCCACATCCGCGAGCAGACGAACCGCGGCGAACGCGACATCCACTGTCAACTCGACGTGGGACAGGGTGGCTACCAGATCCCGAACAACCCCGACACGATCGAGTTCCTCGACAACGACGCCGACTTCGTCCTCTGTGTCGAGACCGGCGGGATGCGAGACCGGCTGGTCGAAAACGGATTCGACGCCGACTACGACGCCCTGATCGTCCACCTCGGCGGCCAGCCGGCACGGGCGACGCGTCGACTGATCAGACGGCTCCACGACGAACTCGAGCTTCCGGTGACGGTCTTCGCCGACGGCGACCCGTGGTCCTACCGCATCTACGGCTCGGTCGCCTACGGCTCGATCAAGTCCGCGCACCTCTCGGAGTACCTCGCGACGCCCGAAGCGAAATATATCGGCATCCAGCCGGCCGACATCGTCGAGTACGACCTGCCGACGGACCCGCTCTCGGATTCGGACATCAACGCCTTAGAGAGCGAACTCTCCGATCCGCGCTTCCAGACCGACTACTGGGAAGAGCAGATCGAACTCCAGCTCGAGATCGGAAAGAAAGCGGAACAGCAGTCCCTCGCGGCGCGCGGACTGGACTTCGTGACGGATACGTACCTGCCCGAACGCCTCGAGGCGATGGGCGTTCTGTGA
- a CDS encoding DNA topoisomerase VI subunit B yields MTSFQSTLGEEEGIAEELAENQRAISIAEFFEKNKHMLGFDSGARGLVTAVKEAVDNALDAAEEAGILPDIYVEIQEEGDYYRLIVEDNGPGLTKESLPKVFGKLLYGSRFHAREQSRGQQGIGISAAVLYSQLTSGKPAKITSRTQGSSEAEYFELIIDTDDNEPEISVEETASWDRPHGTRIELEMEANMRARAQLHDYIKHTAVVNPHARLELKEPNEHFKAERATDELPEETEEIRPHPHGVELGTVMKMLSATDSHSISGFLQEEFTRVGKKTATSVIDEFRDRHFGREMSWATPDADDGDAVAAAIEDATANKGATATADFAETIATTVENRERLCHHKLVDIVESAAESAEDEHGTTFGETVRENAVAAAWAELVELEGESDESGSAEAESDSDSRIVADLYALADDATSTRKDDAVIHAFAERLAGKFEDADDRRHRFTHAALRSAVDRAAELTEEYDDAAFGDTARENVVEAIWGVMRTVPDDPPLVRELTEDRDASSQLVDGMRATDIMAPPTRCLSPITDELIEAGLRKEFDADFYAAATRDAGVSGGDPFIVEAGIAYGGDLEAEGSADVLRFANRVPLVYQRGACATTDVVKQIGWRNYGLDQPGGSGVPNGPAVIMVHVASTNVPFTSESKDAVANVPEIEDEIELAIREAARELKSYLNKRRSMEKRRRKQSVLGQILPEMAEKVAEVTDNPEPNIDDAVARIMNNVLVERELEENGDGQSVSIVVENHTSTTESFELTDIVSAEPRELSDGANVVEMDGEWFVKWDGDVSSGEEATLEYEIDTDASFDLDVSGVESEKLTVTDQ; encoded by the coding sequence ATGACGTCGTTCCAGTCGACGCTCGGCGAGGAGGAGGGGATCGCCGAAGAGCTGGCCGAAAACCAGCGCGCGATCTCCATCGCCGAGTTCTTCGAGAAGAACAAGCACATGCTCGGCTTCGACAGCGGTGCTCGAGGCCTCGTGACGGCCGTCAAAGAGGCCGTCGACAACGCGCTCGACGCCGCCGAGGAAGCCGGTATTCTCCCCGATATCTACGTCGAAATTCAGGAGGAGGGCGATTACTACCGGCTGATCGTCGAGGACAACGGGCCGGGGCTAACGAAGGAATCGCTGCCGAAAGTCTTCGGGAAACTACTCTACGGCTCGCGATTTCACGCTCGCGAACAGTCTCGCGGACAGCAGGGGATCGGGATCTCCGCGGCCGTCCTCTACTCGCAACTGACAAGCGGGAAACCCGCCAAGATCACGAGTCGCACGCAGGGCTCGAGTGAGGCGGAGTACTTCGAGCTGATCATCGACACCGACGACAACGAGCCCGAGATCAGCGTCGAAGAGACTGCCTCGTGGGACCGCCCCCACGGCACGCGCATCGAACTCGAGATGGAGGCGAACATGCGTGCGCGTGCACAGCTCCACGATTACATCAAGCACACGGCGGTCGTCAACCCCCACGCCCGACTCGAGCTCAAGGAGCCGAACGAGCACTTCAAGGCCGAACGGGCGACCGACGAACTGCCCGAGGAGACCGAAGAGATCCGGCCCCACCCTCACGGCGTCGAACTCGGCACCGTGATGAAGATGCTCTCGGCGACGGACTCACACAGCATCTCCGGGTTCCTCCAGGAGGAGTTCACCCGCGTCGGGAAGAAGACCGCTACCTCGGTCATCGACGAGTTCCGCGACCGGCACTTCGGCCGGGAGATGTCCTGGGCGACGCCGGACGCCGACGACGGGGATGCGGTCGCGGCTGCCATCGAGGACGCGACGGCGAACAAGGGAGCGACTGCGACGGCAGACTTTGCAGAAACCATCGCCACGACCGTCGAAAACCGCGAGCGGCTCTGTCACCACAAACTGGTCGATATCGTCGAGTCCGCCGCCGAATCGGCCGAGGACGAGCACGGAACGACCTTCGGCGAGACGGTTCGAGAGAACGCCGTCGCGGCGGCGTGGGCCGAACTCGTCGAACTCGAGGGCGAATCCGACGAGAGCGGTTCCGCGGAGGCCGAGTCAGACAGCGACTCCCGAATCGTCGCCGACCTCTACGCGCTTGCCGACGACGCGACGAGCACGCGAAAGGACGACGCGGTTATCCACGCCTTCGCCGAGCGGCTCGCGGGCAAGTTCGAAGACGCGGACGACCGACGCCACCGATTCACCCATGCGGCGCTCCGCTCGGCCGTCGACCGCGCCGCCGAGTTGACCGAGGAGTACGACGACGCCGCGTTCGGCGACACCGCCCGAGAGAACGTCGTCGAGGCCATCTGGGGCGTCATGCGGACGGTTCCCGACGACCCGCCGCTGGTTCGAGAGCTCACGGAGGACCGGGACGCCTCGAGCCAGCTCGTCGACGGGATGCGCGCGACCGACATCATGGCGCCGCCGACGCGGTGTCTCTCGCCGATCACCGACGAACTCATCGAAGCCGGACTGCGAAAGGAGTTCGACGCCGACTTCTACGCGGCTGCGACGCGCGATGCTGGCGTTTCCGGCGGCGATCCGTTCATCGTCGAGGCGGGAATCGCCTACGGCGGCGACCTCGAGGCGGAGGGGAGCGCGGACGTGCTCCGATTCGCGAACCGCGTGCCGCTGGTCTACCAGCGCGGTGCCTGTGCGACGACCGACGTCGTCAAACAGATCGGCTGGCGGAACTACGGGCTCGACCAGCCCGGCGGCTCCGGGGTTCCAAACGGCCCCGCCGTGATCATGGTCCACGTGGCGTCGACGAACGTGCCGTTCACGAGCGAGTCCAAAGACGCCGTCGCGAACGTTCCCGAGATCGAAGACGAGATCGAACTCGCCATCCGCGAGGCCGCTCGAGAGCTCAAGAGCTACCTCAACAAGCGCCGCTCGATGGAGAAACGCCGGCGCAAGCAGAGCGTCCTCGGCCAGATCCTCCCGGAGATGGCCGAGAAGGTCGCCGAAGTGACCGACAATCCCGAGCCGAACATCGACGACGCCGTCGCCCGGATCATGAACAACGTGCTCGTCGAGCGCGAACTCGAGGAAAACGGCGACGGACAGTCGGTCTCGATCGTCGTCGAGAACCACACGAGCACGACCGAGTCGTTCGAACTGACTGACATCGTCAGCGCCGAACCGCGCGAACTGTCCGACGGCGCGAACGTCGTCGAGATGGACGGCGAGTGGTTCGTCAAGTGGGACGGCGACGTCTCGAGCGGCGAGGAAGCGACCCTCGAGTACGAAATCGATACGGACGCGTCGTTCGACCTCGACGTGAGCGGCGTCGAAAGCGAGAAACTAACCGTGACAGACCAATGA
- a CDS encoding universal stress protein translates to MYDRILVPTDGSAEGEHALEYAIELARTHDATIRAVYVINAASYGGLAMETAWDGITGALREEGEVAVERVKELAPSDVDVETNVLEGSPSRVIVDEAAPENCDLVVMGTHGRGGIDRLLLGSVAERVVRRSPVPVLTVHLDADDQESAPADPRATVE, encoded by the coding sequence ATGTACGATCGAATCCTCGTTCCGACCGACGGTTCGGCCGAGGGCGAGCACGCGCTCGAGTACGCGATCGAACTCGCTCGAACCCACGATGCGACGATCCGTGCGGTGTACGTCATCAACGCCGCGAGTTACGGTGGCCTCGCGATGGAGACGGCGTGGGACGGCATCACCGGCGCCCTCCGAGAGGAAGGCGAGGTGGCGGTCGAACGGGTGAAAGAGCTCGCCCCATCCGACGTCGACGTCGAGACGAACGTACTCGAGGGCTCGCCGAGCAGGGTCATCGTCGACGAGGCCGCACCCGAAAACTGCGATCTCGTCGTGATGGGGACCCACGGCCGAGGCGGAATCGACCGACTCCTGCTCGGGAGCGTCGCCGAGCGGGTCGTTCGCCGGTCGCCGGTCCCCGTGTTGACGGTCCACCTCGACGCGGACGATCAGGAGTCCGCGCCTGCAGACCCGAGGGCGACGGTCGAGTGA